One window of Catharus ustulatus isolate bCatUst1 chromosome 3, bCatUst1.pri.v2, whole genome shotgun sequence genomic DNA carries:
- the LOC116993978 gene encoding cytosolic 5'-nucleotidase 1B-like encodes MSGSGSEESQPSQAAEDGQQEAERDWAAAKAFYDNQVTQRVRPPKPQNAITVAVSSRALFNLVEEQRIYEEQGLEKYVEYQQNNENVILKPGPAFYFVKALERVNARLLELYPDDEERFDIVLMTNNHAQVGVRLINSINHYGLTIERFCMTGGESPIGYLTAYLTNLYLSADCDKVQEAIKAGIASATMFTANKDVVYSDTQLRVAFDGDAVIFSDESEQIFKEQGLDRFFEHEQLNENKPLAQGPLKGFLEDLGKLQKKFYAKNERLNCPIRTYLVTARSAASSGARVLKTLRSWGLEIDEALFLAGAPKGPVLVKIRPHIFFDDQMFHIEGAQKLGTIAAHVPYGIAQKHQKST; translated from the exons ATGAGCGGCTCCGGCTCGGAGGAGTCGCAGCCCAGCCAGGCGGCGGaggatgggcagcaggaggcCGAGCGGGACTGGGCGGCGGCCAAGGCTTTCTACGACAATCAGGTTACCCAGAGAGTCCGGCCG CCCAAGCCTCAGAACGCCATCACCGTGGCCGTGTCCTCCCGAGCACTCTTCAACCTGGTGGAGGAGCAGCGGATCTACgaagagcaggggctggagaagTACGTGGAGTACCAGCAGAACAACGAGAACGTCATCCTCAAGCCTGGACCGGCGTTCTACTTCGTCAAG GCGCTGGAGCGTGTCAATGCCCGGCTTCTTGAGCTGTACCCTGATGATGAAGAACGGTTTGATATTGTCCTGATGACTAATAACCATGCCCAGGTGGGAGTGAGGCTCATAAACAGCATCAATCACTAtg GCTTAACAATTGAACGTTTCTGTATGACGGGAGGAGAGAGCCCCATTGGTTACCTGACTGCATACCTCACAAACCTGTACCTCTCAGCAGATTGTGACAAAGTGCAGGAAGCTATAAAAGCAG GCATTGCATCAGCTACGATGTTCACTGCCAACAAAGATGTTGTTTACTCGGATACACAGCTGAGGGTGGCTTTTGATGGGGATGCTGTTATCTTTTCTGATGAATCAGAACAGATTTTCAAAGAGCAAGGATTAGATAGATTTTTTGAACATGAACAGCTGAATGAAAATAAGCCTCTTGCACAG GGTCCTTTGAAAGGTTTTCTGGAAGACCTGGGGAAACTTCAGAAGAAGTTCTATGCAAAGAATGAACGGTTAAATTGTCCTATAAGGACCTACCTGGTCACAGCCAGAAGTGCGGCGAGCTCTGGAGCCAGAGTGCTGAAGACTCTCCGTAGCTGGGGTCTGGAGATTGATGAGGCACTTTTCCTAGCAGGAGCACCTAAAGGACCAGTCCTGGTGAAAATCCGCCCTCACATTTTCTTTGATGACCAGATGTTCCACATTGAAGGGGCACAGAAATTGGGCACCATAGCTGCACACGTCCCCTATGGCATTGCTCAGAAGCACCAAAAATCTACATGA